The bacterium genome contains the following window.
GAAACAATTTTGCATTCATATTCTTTGTGATTCTAGGGTTCTGTATTTTAGTTCAGGGTTCTGATGCAAGGAATCGATAACATCTTCACATCTGTCTTAATGCTATTCTTCTCGTGATTTTTGTCAATGCAGAAAAATAATCACAAAAAAAAGAGCCCTATTGCTAGGACTCTTTTTATTGTTTCTTTGCGCGGCTGATGGGTGCTGACCCCACGGCCTCTCCCGTGACAGGGGAGTGCTCTACCGTTGAGCTACAGCCGCATTTTCATGAATCCTTCGAAAATAAGCTTTTTTCTGTCCAGATAAAGCTTACTCGTCGTATTATACATGATTTTATAAATTTTCAAAGAGTCTCGGGTACTATACTGTAATCTACTATAATTTCCACTTCTAAGGTTAAATAAACTTCCACCGTCCAAACCTAAAGAATTAAGCATATTAAATAGATTATTTAAGAACATTTTACTAGCAGAAGTAAAGGCTACAAACATCACGGATGTTGGTTTTTTTCTTGTTTTATTAGTATGCCCTACCCAGATATTTCCATCCCCATCAAAATACCCTCTAATAAAATCTCCTTCATATTTTTTTGGAATGGTAGGAATATCCATTCTTAATGACTTATTTGGGGTAAGTCCAAGGAGTACAAGGTCATTAAACATTTCTTTGCTTCCAATTTGGACCCTATATACAGACCCCGTTTCTGATTTTATTTCAGATATTTTATGTGGTAATTTCATTACTTCAGCAATAGAAATAAGAAGTTCCCTGTCAGCCGTATAGAAAGAGATAAAATGAGTATTTCTTTTAGTTTTAATTATGTTACCATCTGCAAATAAAAAACCTAAAATATAAGCCATGTTAGGCGACCATTTTTTGAAAAAGTTGTTGTTGTTAATTTTAAATACTGGAGTGGTATTATTATATATTCGAAAAAATTAATGACAATTGCGAACATTAAAAAAGTGTGTCGACGGGAGGGATCGAACCTCCGACCTTGGGCTTATGAGTCCCACGCTCTAACCAACTGAGCTACGTCGACGTACAGACACTATAATACAAAAACACCTAATTTTCAAGCTTTATAGAAGGCTCTATTTTATGCATTTTTTACGATTAATATCTACCCAGCAAAAAAGCCCCTATTAGGAGCTTTTTTTTTTAAATTGTTGCGGAGTCCGGAATTGCACCGGATCTACAAGGTTATGAGCCTCGCGTGCGACTGTAACACTCCCCCGCAATTTGTATCTATATCAAATATGAATACCTTCGTACTATATAACATATTGTAATAAAAGACAATCCTTTTCAGGTTTTAGTCTAAAATACCAAATAGCAATAAGTCAGCCTAGATAAAATAGAATTCAGCAAAAACCTTTCTGTATAAATCTATTGTGTTTTGAGCTTGCTCATGTGACAACTCATATGAAGACCCTTCATGAGCAATGGTGTTTCTAACTTTATGAGCCCTCCATGCCAAATCAAGTGTATTAAAGTCTGAGGACTCAATTGCTTTTAATTTGTCTGCGATAGTGTCTCCATCGTAACCCATTTGATCAAGCATTTCATATAGCAAAATATCAGCTTCAAGAATTGCCATTCTCCAATCTGAAGAATTTGTAGATGCTATGTGACCTAAAATATCTTCCCATTTTTTATTTTCTCCAGATGGATTAAGTACAGGCTTACCGGCAGACAAGTCTGTACCACCTTCAGACACACCTTCTCCAACACCCCCCTGCGATACACCACTCTGTGAACCCGCAGTACTTGAAATACTTGCGATATAACCTTTTGGTAAACTAGTTTTATACAAAGTAACAATTTCCTTTTGCTTATTTTTTAAATAAAAGGACGCAAGAAGGAAAAATAGAATTAAAAAAACAGAGAAAAATATCACCATATTAAATAGTGAATTGAATGAGTCCAGAGCCTGATTTATAAAACCAGTTGAGTCTGTAGTCAACTTTCCTTGTCCGTACCCCAAATTCTCTAAAACTCTTTTCCCGGTTGCAAGATAAATAAGAACAATAAAAGCGACAACTGAAAATATCTTAATTTCCAATGCGAACATATGGTCTGAAGCCCCAGCACTTGCTGGTTTTTTTGCATCTGGTTTTTTATCTGCCATTGTATTGTAATTCTATCATACTAGATGAGCAAAGAGAAAGACTAATTAGAATATGTACAAATTTTCGATTAAATTCCCCACCAACATACAGTATTACTGCCTAAAGTAGAATTAGTTTCCCTTACTGGGGGGTGCTGGTGCCGGTGTCAACACAGGTGTTAGTTACATAGTCAAAATATGTGGTCTCCGTTGCTCCAGCACAGTAAGGTTCAACAGACGTCTTTCTTTGATCAACCGAGGCTGCGCATGTACCATTGGCAGTATTTTCCGTTCCGTCTGTAAGGAACACCAGACCTTCAGGACAAACAGCCTCAGTAGTACAATCCGTATCCGCTGAATCCACATCATTATCCAAATCATTATCTATACCGTCATGACATGTTGTTAAAGTATTTTCAGGACGTGATAGAAAAGGGTGAGCACCCGAGTGCAAAAAACCGGCACAATCTGCATCATAATTATCACTAGCTCCATCACCATCATTATCGATATGATCGTTACAAAGATCTGCTGTATTCTCCTGTGGAGATGGAGAAGTAATGGTATTTACGATTGGAGCAAAGACAGTCTCATAGAAGCTTCCTCCTGAACCATTAGAAATAGCAGGGGCACCATTTGTAATACCAGCAACGGCATCAACGGAGTCGCTTATATTGGTAGATGCCTCTAAACCATCATGTCCTGCAGGGAAGGGTCTCTCAGAAACTTCAGATTCACCAGCTCCAACAGTATACTCCACAACACCATACGTGTACCCATTTTCGTTTTCGCCTCCATTATTCAAAACATCAATAGCCGCAGGACTCGTGTCCCCTAAAATAAAACCAGTTCTCTTGTTTATAATACCACTTGATTCTGACCCACCTCCACTTACTCCAACTTGAGCTGTCAAAATAGAGTAAGTTGCAAACGTTGTGTCAGTTTTAATTGCCTTATAACAAATCCCTGCTGCATCATCATCATATGGGTGAACGGGTACGGCTGGCATGTATTTTTTTGCTACCAATGCCGCCGCCGCATTATCAAAGTTTACACAAAGCTGTGTCGTACTATGTGTGGCTGATGCATCAGCCTTTTTAATAAAAAACGAAAGTTTGTTTGCCCAATTTGCTCTTTGTTCATTGTTGTGTCCAGCCGTTCTCTGCAAACCCAAAACCTTATTTTCCTTTTGATTATTCAGCGCAACGGTAGTTCCATCTGTTGGCGGAAATGTATGTGTATCATTATAATAAAGATCTGCAGCTATTCTAAACTGCCTCAAGTCCTCTGTTATCTTTGTATCATTAGTTTTCATTCTTGTGCTAGCAAGATTATTTAGAACAATTGATGACATTAGTGCGATTATCGCAACAACAACGAGAAGCTCAATTAAAGTGAAAGCTCTTTCTCTATTAGTTTTAGTTTTCATCATACTTATATTATACAGCTTTATCGAAAAAAATCGACAACATAACGCCAAATACAATCAAACAATGACTATCTCACCTCTTCAAACTTCTTTCCTATTGCAAACAAAACGTCTTCTCTACATGACGGTGCCATGAATTGAATACCAAGTGGTAATTTTATTTTTCCCCCATTATTTTCTATAGAATTTACACTTGAAGAATCTTTCTCTTCTGCTTCTACATAACCCGATGGAACAGAAATAGCTGGGATTCCAATTAGGTTTGCAGTAACCGTAAATATATCTTCTAAATACATTTGAACTGGATCACTAGTATTTTGGCCAATTTTAAAAGCTGGACTTGGTGCTGTTGGTGTCAGGATGACATCAACTTCCTCAAATGCTTTTTTGAAATCTTGTGCAATCAAATCTCTGACAATATTGGCCTTGTTATAATACGCATCATGATATCCAGATGAAAGCACATAGGTTCCTAAAATTATTCTTCTTCTAACTTCCTTTCCCAATAATCCCCCTCTGGTATTTAGATAGTCACCAAGTAAATCATCGCCCTCAATTTTTGAACCGTATTTTACAGCATCAAATCTTGCCATGTTCGATGAAACCTCAGCTGGCATCAAAATATAATAAACAGCTAGTGAATATTTTATATGAGGAAGACTAACTTCTTTTATCTCAACCCCTGCTTTTTTAAGTTTTTCTATTGATTCATTTAAATTCTTAAGAACAGCTGGATCAATTCCACCCATATTCATAAGCTCAGGAACAATTCCTATTCTTAATTTATTCAAATCTATTCTTGATGTATTTGCGACTGTATTCTTCACCTCTTCATCTGAAAGTGAGGTTGCGTCATATCTATCCTGTCCTTTTATTACATTAAAAATTTGTTCCGTTTCTTCAACTGTTTTTGCGATTGGTCCGATTACGTCTAGTGACGACCCCATCGCCATTAGTCCATGACGAGAAACTCTTCCATATGTTGGCTTAAGTCCAACTACTCCGCAGTAACTTGCGGGTTGTCTAATTGATCCACCTGTATCTGATCCAAGTGAAACAAGTACGGCGTCCATTGCAACCGAAGCCGCTGATCCACCTGATGAGCCTCCGGCAACACGAGATAAATCATTTGGATTTTTTGTTACCCCATATGCGGAGTTCTCAGTTGAACCTCCCATGGCAAATTCATCCATATTCACTCTTCCGATAAAAATAGCTCCGACTGCTTTTAGTTTTGTGATTACATTTGAATCATAGGCGCTAATATAATTTTCCAGGATTTTCGATGAAGCTCCCGCGTGCTTTCCTTCTGTTAAAATATTGTCCTTGATTGCAAAAGGAATTCCAAGCAGGGCTCTCGCTGAAAGGTCTCCTCCTCCCTTTCTTTCGTCATCAGCTTTTTTTGCTTGTTCAAGTGCGTCTGCAAAAACCTCTCTAAATGCATTTATATCTTTGTCTTTTAAATTTATTTGATCAAGATAAGCTTGCACCAAATCAACACTGGTTAATGTGCCGTTTGCAAACATTTCTTTTACTGATGATATTGTGAGTGATTTTAGATCTATTGTAGTCATATTTTTTGTTGGGGTCAGGCACCATGGTGCCTGACCCCAAATCGTTAGCCGAGAATTTTCTTAACCTCCACCAATCCATCTTGATGCTTTGGAGCAGCCTCTACCAGCTTTTGTGGAACTGGATTAAGCAATTGATCAGCAACATCATCTCTCATTACATTTCTATGAGAAAGATCCGATGGGTTTTTAATTGAAGCGCTTGTAGTATCAGCACCTTCTGTCACCTCTTGTATTTGATCTACATACTTCAGAATATGGCTTATCTCCGTAGCGTATTGCTCAGCCTCTTCATTTGCAACCTTAATACGTGCAAGGCTAGCCAATTTTTGTATATCTTCTGATGTGATTGTCATGTTTGTTATAGTAGCATTATTGGGACGATTTTCAAATGTCGAGGTCTGGTGAGACTTAGGCCTATCTTCATAAAATGTAGTACATTTTATTAAAATTAAACTCTACTAATAAAGTTCGCTATGCGAACCAATTTCGACTAGAATAACCACATCTTTCTGACTTTTATCAAAAATAACTCTAACATCCCCTGTTACATTCAAACTCCATAAATCCTTTAACTTACCAGATAGTCTATGAATATTTAGAGACCTATCACCTGAGTCTTTTATAAAAATTCCTATTCTAGCCCTGAACTCATTTTTAATTCTTTGGTCCTGTTTTTTAAATTGCTTATCAAATTTATTGGTAGTGGTTATTATCATTAGTAAGGTTCATTATGACGACTAGAGATTAAGAATTAAGATGCTTCATTAAATCATTGGTATTATCAAATGGGCCCGAGGTTTTACCTTCTTTATATTCTTTCCTTGCTTCAACAATTAAAGACTCTAAACGTGGTGTTATGGTTGTTGATGTAGAAAATTCAAGCTGACCAGTTCTTGCAAATTGCTTTAGTGTTGCGTTCACTATTGAACTCAAAGACAGCCCTAGATCAAAGGCTCTTTGCTGGGCTTGTACCTTTACATCATTATCTATCTTTAGATTGACCTGTGTTTTCATATACCATAAGTATATACTTATGGTAGCGTGAGTCAAGTCAACTATTATAATCCAGACAGCTTTCTAAACTCCTTTTCATCGATTATTTTAACACCTAATTCCAGTGCTTTCTCATATTTGGATCCCGAGCTTTCGCCCGCCAAAACATAATCCGTTTTGGCGGACACAGAACTATTAACATCACCTCCCAGTGACTTGATTATATCTTTTGCTTCATCGCGGGTCATAGTTGGGAGCGAACCGGTTAGAACAAAGGTTTTACCAATAAAGTTGACAGACTTCTCTTTATCCCCCTTCGATCCATCTCCAGCCTTTACACCCATACTAGCAACTCTGTCTTTTAATGCCTCAAGTGGTGATACAAACTTCTGTACCTCCACATACTCTAATAATCTATTTACTAATTCTAAATTGGCTGCACTTTGAAACCAATCGTAAATAGAATTTGCAACAACATCACCCACTCCCTCCACACTTCTTAAATCATCAACACTTGCCTTCATCAGCTTTTCCAATGTATTAAACTTTCCAGCCACACACTCTGCAGTCTCCTCCCCTACATGAAGAATTGATAATGAAAATATGAATCTAGGCAAACTAATCTTTTTTGAACGTTCAATTCCCTCTATCAAATTATCAGCGGACTTTTCAGCAAATCTTGGAAGTGCAAGAATATCACCACGAGTTAGAGTAAAAATATCGTCAAATGAAGAGATTAAATTATTCTCAACGAATATATCAATTTGACGAGGTCCAAATCCGTCTATATCAAAACACTTTTTAGAAACAAAGTGATACAATTTTCTTCTTTGTTGAACATCAGAATCTTTTGCAATACATCTCCAAGCAGATTGTCCTGGAATTCTTTCTATACTTCCATCTCCCCCACATTCTGGAACATACGTAGGAAATTTATATTTCTTTTCTTTTCCTGTTCGCATTTCCTTCAATACACTTACAATGTCGGGAATAACATCGCCAGCTTTTTGCAGAATTACAGTATCGCCAATTCTAACATCAAGGCGATCAATTTCATCTTCATTATGAAGTGTCGCTCTAGAAACAACAGAACCAGCAACCTCAACTGGAGTTAAATGAGCAACAGGTGTCAAAACACCAGTCCTTCCAACCTGTAATTTAATATCCTCAACAACAGTTGTCACTTGCTCTGCTTGAAACTTAAAGGCGATACCAAATCTTGGCGCTTTTCCAGTGTAGCCAAGAGCTTTTTGATATTTAACTTCATTAACTTTAATCACAACCCCATCAATCCAATAGTCTTCTTTTTTGGAAAGTGTTTGCCATTTCTTCCAGAAACTTATAACTTCATCAATATCCTTGCAATGCTTTGCGTTTTTATTAACCTTGAACCCAAGGTCTGCCAAAAATGCCAACTCGTTTATTTGAGTTTCAGGCTCTAAAATTTTACCTCCTCCCAATTGAGCAAGATCATAAACAAAAACATCCAATTTTCTATCAGCAACAATTTTTGAGTCCAATTGTCTAATTGATCCAGCTGCAACATTTCTTGGATTAGCAAACAAAGGCAATCCCTTATGCTCCTGCTCCTTATTTAATCTTTCAAAATTACTTTTGCTAAGCCACACTTCCCCTTCCGCAATAACAGAAATCGGCTTTCTTAATTTAAGAGGTACGGACTGAATTGTTCTAACATTCATCGTTACATTCTCACCAACTTTTCCATCCCCTCTAGTTGCAGCCTGAATCAAAACGCCGTCAACATATTCCAGAACAACCTTTAATCCATCAATTTTAAGTTCACAGTCATACGTATACTTAATATTAGATTCACCGAGCACTGATGTTAATTGCCTTTCAACACGCGCATCAAAATCTCTCATGTCCTGCTCTGTGAATGCATCATTAAATGACCATTGAGGAACTTTGTGAATGACTTTTTCAAATTGCTTTAGCGGTTTTCCTGCTACTCGTTTCGATGGAGAATCAGCATCAACCAAGTCAGGATACATTGCTTCTAGATTGGATAACTCTCTTTTTAATGAGTCTAAGGCTTCTGCTGAAATTTCCTCCTTATCAAGTACATGATAATTATATCTATGGTGTTCAATAGCAAGAGCGAGCTTTTTCATTCTCTCCCTAATCTCAGCCTTTGTTTGCTCACCACTCTGATTACCACCCTGCTCTTTTTTAGATTGAGTCATAGCAACAGTTTAACACAATTTAAGCACGGGGTCAGTCACGACGGCACTCAAACACCCAATAGTCATACATAGTCCTAAATCATTAGTATTGTACATCCAGACCTCTTTCTACCGTTCTTGGATTTGCAGTATTACAACCTATTTTATCGGCTGTTACACCAGAATTATATCCTCTAGAAATAATTCTGGTGTAGGGTACGTTTTCTGTATTACCCAAATCATCTGTTGCACTATTATAACCTTTAGCAATCACGACTTTTGCACAAGACGGATATCCATCGGTATTATTTGAATAATCAATAATTAAAGTTGAGGTTGCTGCATCAAAAGACACCATTTTTGATGCATATATTTTACCAGCTCCGCAACGAATAGTTGCATTTTCGGTGGGTATAGGTATAGGTGTAGGTGTAGCTGCGACAACAGTAGAAGATGCAGAAAATGGACCATCATCCAAAACATTTGTTCCATCAGCATTTTTTACATCCCAAAACTGTACACATTCAGAGCCAGAGTCAGCTGCATAAAAAGCAATCTGTGAATCTTTTCCTGAGCCTGCAAGAAGTAATTGCTTCAAAATAATATTCCCAATAGAAAAACCAACAGCAAGCAGAAGGCTTGAGACAACCATAGCCACAAAGAGTGTAAAACCAGAAGATCTGCTTTCTCTTGTGCTGTTCTTTTTGTTTTTCATCAGTTTATTTAAATTAATCATATTGTAATTATATTACTTAAATTATAAACCATTTTTAGAAGCCCAGTTTGTAAAATACTCTTTTAAAGTAAGCTTTGATTGACTACTTCCAGTTTTCCAATACATATTCACAACCATAACAATTTCTTGCGGGACTGCCGGTTGAGTACCTGTAGGCATAGGTACTCTTTCAAAATATATCTCTCTTTTAAATATAGAATCTGTTACTACACTCCCTGTTGTTTTACCAAAAATACCATCCCCAATCTTTAAAAAATTATCATTGTATGCATCAAATTGATATCCACCAACACCTATAGTCAAGGATACTGTATTTGTCTTAGTAGTTGCAGCATTAGGAGCCGTCAGTATCATCTTGGTTCCGAATACACCGTCAGCTGTATTATCTCCAAGCCATATTCTTCTATCAGCATATTTCGCATTATCAACGTAAAACCCCGTAATTCCAATGCTCTGAACATCTCTCAAATTCCTTACATATTCAATTGCCTCCTGCGCCAGATAATAAGCGGTCATTTGGTCTCTTGTGTAATACGATGAATGCAAAGCCTGCGCAATAATTCCGAGAGGCCCAATAACAGCAATTGTCAAAATAGAAATTGCGACCAAAGTTTCTACCATAGTTAAGCCTGCGTTACTTCTCACCTTACCAATATTTAATTTTATTTTTTTCAGGAACATATTTATTATTTTGGTAGATTTAGATTTCTTTGAGAAATATATGTCTGCACTGTAAAATCAGAAGTCTGGGTTGGGTTCACATTTGCCGTTCCATTCATCGTAAGAAACACACTCGGTTGACCAGTATAATTTGCAGAGATGGGATTACTCACAACAAATTTTAAATCCTTAATATCAACTTCTGGTGATGTTAATGGATATTGGGAAACGACTTCGGACCCTGTGCGGGTTTCTTTCCATATTCTACCCTTACCGTCTGTCACTTCACGATAATATCTAACACCTCTTTTTTCACCTGTAATTGTGGATACTAGGGAAATAGAGAAGAACGACGTATTGGGAGTACAACCATTATCACCAGATAGATTAGAAGTCGTGGATGCTGAAATAACATTCACAGTACAGGTGTAAGCATATCCTGTTTTAATGTCTCTGACCATACTTTCGACTGCAAAGTTTAAGTTATTAGCTACAGCATTTATTGCTTGAGCTTTTTTGTTACCATCAACGATAGATAAGATTGCTCCAAGACTCAGAGTCATAACCATAGCAAATAAACTAACAGAAACCATAACCTCAATAAGGGTAAAACCTCTTTTTTGATTGGTATT
Protein-coding sequences here:
- a CDS encoding DUF6364 family protein, translated to MKTQVNLKIDNDVKVQAQQRAFDLGLSLSSIVNATLKQFARTGQLEFSTSTTITPRLESLIVEARKEYKEGKTSGPFDNTNDLMKHLNS
- the gatC gene encoding Asp-tRNA(Asn)/Glu-tRNA(Gln) amidotransferase subunit GatC — translated: MTITSEDIQKLASLARIKVANEEAEQYATEISHILKYVDQIQEVTEGADTTSASIKNPSDLSHRNVMRDDVADQLLNPVPQKLVEAAPKHQDGLVEVKKILG
- a CDS encoding LAGLIDADG family homing endonuclease gives rise to the protein MAYILGFLFADGNIIKTKRNTHFISFYTADRELLISIAEVMKLPHKISEIKSETGSVYRVQIGSKEMFNDLVLLGLTPNKSLRMDIPTIPKKYEGDFIRGYFDGDGNIWVGHTNKTRKKPTSVMFVAFTSASKMFLNNLFNMLNSLGLDGGSLFNLRSGNYSRLQYSTRDSLKIYKIMYNTTSKLYLDRKKLIFEGFMKMRL
- a CDS encoding type II secretion system protein, which produces MIRNNNKNKTEKNTNQKRGFTLIEVMVSVSLFAMVMTLSLGAILSIVDGNKKAQAINAVANNLNFAVESMVRDIKTGYAYTCTVNVISASTTSNLSGDNGCTPNTSFFSISLVSTITGEKRGVRYYREVTDGKGRIWKETRTGSEVVSQYPLTSPEVDIKDLKFVVSNPISANYTGQPSVFLTMNGTANVNPTQTSDFTVQTYISQRNLNLPK
- a CDS encoding type II secretion system protein: MMKTKTNRERAFTLIELLVVVAIIALMSSIVLNNLASTRMKTNDTKITEDLRQFRIAADLYYNDTHTFPPTDGTTVALNNQKENKVLGLQRTAGHNNEQRANWANKLSFFIKKADASATHSTTQLCVNFDNAAAALVAKKYMPAVPVHPYDDDAAGICYKAIKTDTTFATYSILTAQVGVSGGGSESSGIINKRTGFILGDTSPAAIDVLNNGGENENGYTYGVVEYTVGAGESEVSERPFPAGHDGLEASTNISDSVDAVAGITNGAPAISNGSGGSFYETVFAPIVNTITSPSPQENTADLCNDHIDNDGDGASDNYDADCAGFLHSGAHPFLSRPENTLTTCHDGIDNDLDNDVDSADTDCTTEAVCPEGLVFLTDGTENTANGTCAASVDQRKTSVEPYCAGATETTYFDYVTNTCVDTGTSTPQ
- the gatA gene encoding Asp-tRNA(Asn)/Glu-tRNA(Gln) amidotransferase subunit GatA yields the protein MTTIDLKSLTISSVKEMFANGTLTSVDLVQAYLDQINLKDKDINAFREVFADALEQAKKADDERKGGGDLSARALLGIPFAIKDNILTEGKHAGASSKILENYISAYDSNVITKLKAVGAIFIGRVNMDEFAMGGSTENSAYGVTKNPNDLSRVAGGSSGGSAASVAMDAVLVSLGSDTGGSIRQPASYCGVVGLKPTYGRVSRHGLMAMGSSLDVIGPIAKTVEETEQIFNVIKGQDRYDATSLSDEEVKNTVANTSRIDLNKLRIGIVPELMNMGGIDPAVLKNLNESIEKLKKAGVEIKEVSLPHIKYSLAVYYILMPAEVSSNMARFDAVKYGSKIEGDDLLGDYLNTRGGLLGKEVRRRIILGTYVLSSGYHDAYYNKANIVRDLIAQDFKKAFEEVDVILTPTAPSPAFKIGQNTSDPVQMYLEDIFTVTANLIGIPAISVPSGYVEAEEKDSSSVNSIENNGGKIKLPLGIQFMAPSCREDVLFAIGKKFEEVR
- a CDS encoding pilus assembly PilX N-terminal domain-containing protein, which produces MINLNKLMKNKKNSTRESRSSGFTLFVAMVVSSLLLAVGFSIGNIILKQLLLAGSGKDSQIAFYAADSGSECVQFWDVKNADGTNVLDDGPFSASSTVVAATPTPIPIPTENATIRCGAGKIYASKMVSFDAATSTLIIDYSNNTDGYPSCAKVVIAKGYNSATDDLGNTENVPYTRIISRGYNSGVTADKIGCNTANPRTVERGLDVQY
- the ligA gene encoding NAD-dependent DNA ligase LigA, producing MTQSKKEQGGNQSGEQTKAEIRERMKKLALAIEHHRYNYHVLDKEEISAEALDSLKRELSNLEAMYPDLVDADSPSKRVAGKPLKQFEKVIHKVPQWSFNDAFTEQDMRDFDARVERQLTSVLGESNIKYTYDCELKIDGLKVVLEYVDGVLIQAATRGDGKVGENVTMNVRTIQSVPLKLRKPISVIAEGEVWLSKSNFERLNKEQEHKGLPLFANPRNVAAGSIRQLDSKIVADRKLDVFVYDLAQLGGGKILEPETQINELAFLADLGFKVNKNAKHCKDIDEVISFWKKWQTLSKKEDYWIDGVVIKVNEVKYQKALGYTGKAPRFGIAFKFQAEQVTTVVEDIKLQVGRTGVLTPVAHLTPVEVAGSVVSRATLHNEDEIDRLDVRIGDTVILQKAGDVIPDIVSVLKEMRTGKEKKYKFPTYVPECGGDGSIERIPGQSAWRCIAKDSDVQQRRKLYHFVSKKCFDIDGFGPRQIDIFVENNLISSFDDIFTLTRGDILALPRFAEKSADNLIEGIERSKKISLPRFIFSLSILHVGEETAECVAGKFNTLEKLMKASVDDLRSVEGVGDVVANSIYDWFQSAANLELVNRLLEYVEVQKFVSPLEALKDRVASMGVKAGDGSKGDKEKSVNFIGKTFVLTGSLPTMTRDEAKDIIKSLGGDVNSSVSAKTDYVLAGESSGSKYEKALELGVKIIDEKEFRKLSGL
- a CDS encoding type II toxin-antitoxin system mRNA interferase toxin, RelE/StbE family, which produces MIITTTNKFDKQFKKQDQRIKNEFRARIGIFIKDSGDRSLNIHRLSGKLKDLWSLNVTGDVRVIFDKSQKDVVILVEIGSHSELY